A genomic segment from Nicotiana sylvestris chromosome 1, ASM39365v2, whole genome shotgun sequence encodes:
- the LOC104249718 gene encoding protein VACUOLELESS GAMETOPHYTES-like has protein sequence MGRRNRNRDSTSQGKQHFSHSHILKPINPAEVETLTCNACEQPNNDKPNFYGCNSCQYFLHENCFNAPRFLDHSSHSSHPLTLLASPTYSSRSYTCKACGSAGNGFCFSCACCEFDVHLQCASSPSSLLVDIHPHQLELLFGSPFEDKNIVYSCDVCNVIMKTDDWLYYCAGCDFMSHLPCTISPEVGVFPRQQPHPNPNPNPNPNSNTDPNPNTNSAVEMINAANEAHEQIIAAQIRAQIEARGRAAALSLWD, from the coding sequence ATGGGAAGACGGAATCGGAATAGAGATTCAACAAGTCAAGGTAAACAACACTTCAGCCATTCCCACATCTTGAAACCTATCAATCCAGCTGAAGTTGAAACTCTCACTTGCAATGCTTGTGAGCAACCAAACAATGATAAGCCTAATTTCTACGGCTGCAATAGCTGCCAATATTTCCTCCACGAGAACTGCTTCAATGCTCCTCGTTTTCTCGATCATTCATCTCATTCTTCCCATCCTTTGACCCTTCTCGCAAGTCCAACTTACTCGAGTCGTTCTTATACTTGCAAGGCTTGTGGCTCTGCTGGCAATGGATTTTGCTTTAGTTGTGCTTGTTGCGAATTTGATGTTCACTTGCAATGTGCGTCTTCTCCGAGCTCATTACTTGTTGACATACACCCGCATCAATTGGAGCTCCTATTTGGTTCTCCTTTCGAAGATAAGAATATCGTATATAGTTGTGATGTCTGCAATGTAATAATGAAGACTGACGATTGGTTGTACTATTGCGCTGGTTGTGATTTTATGTCGCACTTGCCGTGTACAATTAGTCCTGAAGTTGGTGTTTTCCCCAGACAGCAACCgcatccaaatccaaatccaaatccaaatccaaattcaaatACAGATCCAAATCCAAATACAAATTCAGCAGTAGAGATGATAAATGCAGCTAATGAAGCACACGAACAGATTATTGCAGCTCAAATTCGTGCTCAGATTGAAGCACGAGGAAGAGCGGCTGCTCTTTCACTCTGGGATTGA